Within the Isachenkonia alkalipeptolytica genome, the region GATCTGAAGCATCCAAGCGAGATCGACGGACTGTTTGACTACGCCTTCGAAAAGATGGGAAGGATCGATCTTTTTATTGCCAATGCGGGCTTTATGTATTATGAGAAGATTGATTCCCCGGACTACGAACATATTGAAGAGATTTTTCGGGTTAATACCACCGGTGCCATTTATGCCGCGGTAAAAATGAAGGAAATCTGTGGGGACCGTCCCTATAACTTCGTCGCCGTCAGCAGCGGCTTCGGCTTCATCTCCTATCCCGGATACGCCCTGTACTGCAGTACCAAAGCCGCCCTTCGGGGCTTCGGCCAGGGGTATAAGTATGAACTGAAGCCGAACCAGCACTACCAAAGCGTCTATCCCATTGCGGTAAAAACCGACTTTTTCAGGAAAGCCGGCTGCGATGCTCCGCCTAAGCCTCAACAATCGGTAAAGCATGTGGCAAAAACCATTCTCCGGGGAATTGAAAAGGATAAAGGGGAGATTTACCCCTCCAAAAGCTTTTGGTTTATGAAAACCTTTATGCCCTATCTACTAAACCTGGGGGTGCTGATGGAAAAGCGGAAGTTTCGAAAGAATCTTCCCTAAAAGTTATTCTCAGAATCAGCATCTACTCCCCCCACTTTTTTAGCCTTACCGAAGAAGCATGGTAACCCCGGTGATATCATTTTCCAGCTCGTCGCACTCCGCCTGCTGACTCTTTACATAGTCCTGAAACATCCGGGACTTCTCCGGATACTTGACCTTCAGCTCTTCCGCTCTTTTTACAATACAGGCCTGCTGCTGACGGTTAAGGGCTTTCAGCTCCCCGGGATCCATGGTTTTTTCCCCCAGCAGTTCCACCCCGGCATGGCGGAAAAACTCCAGCCACTGGGCTTTGGTGTAGTACTCCCCGTGAGAACCTTCCTTTCCGTAGGCGTCATCAAGGATCAGGTACCCCTTTTCGGTAAGGGTCTTCTTTAAAGCGGCCAGGGTTTCTTTCGGCGTGCCTAACACATCCCCGGCGGCGCCGAAGATTACCATATCATAGTTCCGTTCCCTACTGACGGCCTCGTGCACATCGCCGGTTACAAACTCACATAATGCCTCGGTCTGATGCTCCGCCGCCTTTTTTTTGGCCTCGGCAATGAAGGCCGCCATCATATCGATCCCCTTTACCGGGCAACCGAAGGCTTTGGCAAGATGTACGGCGACGGCCCCTTTGCCGCAGGCAAGGTCCAACACCCTTTTTTTCCCGGGATTCGGCACATGGGTGGTGATCAGCTCCATAATATCCCGTGGGGAAGAACCCAGCTCCCAAAGGTCCTGGAGCAGATAGGGCAGGTAGGGAATCAATTCCACCGATTCCGCCGTTAAAGATTTCGCCAGTTTTTCATCGGTTGAGGTCATTTGAAAATCCTCCTTTCCTCAATTCCTGCTTTGACATATCCTGTTTCACCGCTTCATTTTTTCACGCTGTTCTCTACTTGTTATATTCGCCGTCCACCGGGTTTTTCCCTGCTTATCTCACAAAAAAAAGGCCCCGTTAGTTTACCTAACAGGGCCCGATTACAGCGTTGACAGTAGCACGGAGTTTAGGATGACAGCGGGACGGAGTTTCTGTCATCTTTTCCCGCAAATTTCCATTTTTACATCCTATAAGATTCGGTTCACACAAGTGGCAAGAAAGGTTTCCCGGTTTTTATCGCTGAAGATGCTTTACAAACTCCCCGCCAAAGGCAATTCCTTCCTCCAGGGCGGCTTGATCCGGGGTCCATAAAACCCTGTAGCCCTCTTGCATCACGTCAAAGCCCGCATCTTCCAAGGCCTTTTCAATGATTTTCGGCGACTCGCCGCTCCAACCGTAGCTGCCGAAGGCGGCGCCGGCTTTTCCTTTGAATTTCAGCCCCTTGATCATCTCCAAGAGCCCTGCGGTATTGGACAGGATCCCGTTGTTGATGGTAGAAGAGCCCATCACCACCCCTTTGGATTTAAAGACCTGGGTGAGCACATCGTTTTTGTCGGTTTTCCCCAGGTTGATCAGTTTCAGTTTTACCCCGGGATCCGCCGCTAACATTCTTTCACCGATGGCCTCCGCCATTTTCCTGGTGTTTTCCCACATGGTTTCATACAAAATGGTGATTTGATTTTCCCGGTAATCCCGGGCCCATTCCATATACTTCTCCACAATCTGCAGGGGGTTTTCCTTCCAGATCACCCCGTGACTGGGACAAATCATATCCACCGGAATCCCCATTGCCAGCAGTTCGTTGATTTTGTTCTCCACCAGCTTGCTAAAGGGGGTTAGAATGTTGGCGTAGTACTTTATCGCCTCCTGGAACAGCTCTCCCTGGTCCACGGTATCGTTGTACATTTCGCTGGAGGCGTAGTGCTGGCCGAAGGCATCGTTGCTGAACAAAATGTTGTCCTGGTCCATATAGGTCATCATGCTGTCGGGCCAGTGCAGCATTCTCGCTTCCACAAAGGTCAGGGTTCTTGTGCCGAGGCTCAGGGTATCCCCGGTTTTAACCTGAACGAAATTCCAGTCTTGATGAAATTGGCCCTTTAAGGACTTGACGGCGTTGGCGGTGCAATAAATGGGGGTATCGGGGATCTCCTTCATCAAATCCACCAGCCCTCCGCTATGGTCGATCTCCCCGTGATTCAAAATAATATAATCGATTTTTCTCAGATCTATTTCCTTTTTCAGATTTTGAACGAAGGCTTCACTGAAGGGGGCCCATACGGTATCGATCAGGGCGGTTTTTTCGTCCTCGATTAAATAAGAGTTGTAGGAGGAGCCCCGGTGGGCCGAGTACTCTTCTCCGTGAAACTTTCTAAGATCCCAGTCAATATTGCCTACCCATTTTACATGCTCATTGATTTTAAATCCCATGATTTAACCTCCTTAGTATTTCTCATTTCCGGCTTTTTCCAACTTTTCCCGCCCTTACAAGGCTTTTTTAAAGTTTAAACAGCATGTTGTTCTCCAGATGAATGTGTTGAAACAGATCTTTTTCCAGTTCCTCCAGCTTCTCAAAGGCGAAGACGAAGGTGTTGCAGGCCCCGGCGGGTACGGTAAATCCCTTGGTTTTCCGTCTCAGATCCTTTAGAATATCCCCGGCGGCGTCATGCTCCTGTTCCAACTCCTGTATCGTGGTCTCCATGGCGGCTTTATCCAGTCTCCCCTGCTCATATTCCCTCATCTTGGGAAACAGGTCGGTCTCCTCCTTTTCCAAGTGGGCTTCCAGTTCTTTTTTCAGGGCGTTAAAACTTTCCTTTACAAAGTGCAGCATCTGATAGTGGTTCTCCCCGTGGACCCGGAAAATGGTGTCCGTTAGGCTTTGGATCCGGGGAAGGTTGGCCCGAAGATATTCGTGGTGGGTCTGAATGATATGATCCATCAGTTCCCCTTTGGACAGTCGCCCAAAATCTTCAATGGTCTTTCCCGCTTTCACGTCCCGTCGGTATTTTTCCCGGATGGTTTCCAGCACCTCATCGACGTTGTGGTTTTCCTCTTTTAGAGCCTCTCCAAGGGGTCTATTGCCGCCGCAGCAAAAGTCAATTTCCAAATCCATAAAGATATTAATCGCTCCGGGATAAATTCCTGCCACCTGGCCCAGGCTCATGTTCTTATCCAGTTCTTTTATTTCCAGCTTACTATTATTCATGATCCAACACTCCTTTGATCTTATTTTTTCTTGGCTTCCATCGTCTTTTATGCGGTCATTCCTGATTGCTTAACCCCATTATAGACCTTCTAAAAATTTCTTGCTGTGATTTGAATCACAGGGGATCAAAAGATGTAAACCAAATAAACCAAAGGGGACGGAGGTATTCGGTACATGATCTACCGAATACCTCCGTCCCCTTTGGTTTATGCAATTTCAGCTATGATCTTGTCGATGATTCCGTACACCTGCCGGGAGGCCTCTTTCGCTTCTTCGTACTTATCTTTGGCCAAATGGAAGTTTTCGGCTTTGATATCCTGAAGAATTTTGCCGCCGATATTGTGGAGATTTTCATGGTGCTGATCGATCTTTTGCCACAGGGCGGCCACCCGGGGGTCCTCCACCTGTATGGAGTGGTAGAAGTGACCGAATCCGCAGCGGCTGCTGTCGATTTGCAGAGGCATGATCTGATCATTTTCCACGGCTTCCGCCAGGGTTTGCATCCAGGTTTCGTGCTGGGCCTTGGCATTTTTCAGGAGGCGTACCAGTTCCTCCGAGGTAATTTTACTCTGATAGCCCATAAAGGTTTCATAGTACTTTGTATTGTTCTCGATGAATTTCGTATCGCTGTGATGGATGGTTTCTTTCACCGTGTTCAAGCTATTGGTGGTTTTATCCAGGGTATGGGTGAGGGCTGTAATTTTTTCCGTCTCCTCCGCCAGGGCGTTGACCGCATGGTTGACCTCGGAGGTGGAGCTGCTGATTTCCTGGAAGGAGGCCATAAAGGTTTCCATGTCGCTTTTGATGTCGGATACCTCGTTGAAATTGTTCTCGATCAGGTTTTTGATTTTTCCCGAGGCCTTGGGGATCTCCTCCATGGATGTGTTGGTTTCTTCAATGCTTTTTAGGCTCTCCGCCGAGGTCTCTTCGATTTCCTTTCGAAAAACCTGAAACTCGGAAAGACTGCTTTTGGTGTTTTCCGCAAGCTTTCGAATCTCCTCGGAGACCACCGCAAATCCTTTACCCGCCTCCCCGGCCCTGGCGGCTTCAATACTGGCGTTTAAGGCGAGAAGATTGGTTTGGTCCGCGATGTTTTCAATGACTTCGATAATACTGCCGATTTCGTTCATTTTACTCAGCAGGTCCTTCAGATTTTTATTGACCGCCTCATTGCCCTTGGTCACCTTGCCGCAGACCTGACCCATGGCATCCACGCTTTCCGTATTTTCTTCGTTGTTTTCCACAATTTTGTCGATATGTAGTAAAATTTCCTCGGCGGTTTTTACGTTATCCTCGATGGCATTGTTGATTTCGTTCATGGATGCCGTGGTCTGCTGGGAAAAGGCGGAGGTGGATTCCGTCTGGGTTTCCAGTTTTTTCATCATCTCCTCGATTTCTTCAATGGTGTAGGTAATATCCACTTCGATATTGCCCAGGGACGCACTCAGTCCGATGGTGTCCAGAAGATACTGTTTGGCCTCTTCCCGAAGTCCCTTTAAATGTTCCAGTTTCCCTCCAAGGGGTTTCAGTTCCTCAATGGAGGGGCTGAAATCCTCTTTTTCTAGTAGTGCCTGTATTTCGCGTTTATATCTGGTCTTGATCATTAATAATCCTCCTAGTTGAATGTTGTTTTCGTTGTCACCTAGGTATTTATACCTGATTATTTTCCCTTTAAACATTTTTTATGAACAAGGGGGGCGGCAAATGGGGCAGCGGGAGGAACAGAGGAGGGACAGAGGAGGGACAGAGGATCGCCCCAAGCCCTTTGTTTAGGATATTCTTCGAAGGAACAGCTTCATAAGCAGGATCATCCAAAGGGCCGCAATCAGCAGACCCCCTAACCCGTGAAGGATCGTTAAGGAGGCTTCCGTGCCGGGGCTGCTTAGAATCTCTCCGAGCCAGAAACCGGGGAGAAAACCGAATAGGTAGCGGATCGGCGACGCAATCACCCAGGGGACGATAAAGCCCATGACAAAAATATTGGTCAGCTTCGCCAACGCCAGGCCCTCCACTTTATTGCCCGCCACGGTAACCAAAAACATGCTCATGATTCCCCCTTGGAGGGTTGCAATAACCGAGGCCGTAATGATTTCCAGCGGAGAATACACGGTAAAGGCGAAAAGGGCGATGACCAAAATCGAAGAGATCAGTCCCCAAACCATGGGCAGGGCAAGGCGGGCAATCAGATAGGAATAGCCGGCGGCGGGGGTGATGTTGTAATAAACACCGATGCCTTCGTCCCGCTCTTCCAGGATTAAAAAGGCGGAAATCATCGCCGTCATCACCGGTGTCATGGTCAGGACCAGGGCGTCGCTGACCGAATACCACGGGGTGATCACGATGCCGGTTTGCTCCTGGATTATCTGATCCGCCAGGGGCAAGAGGACCCCCATGGCCACTGCCATTAAAAACGGGGCGGGGATCAATATCAGCAGCATGCCGTCCCGAAGGACCTGGCGAAAGCCGATTTTAAAAATTTTTACGGGATTCCTTAGCATATCAGTCCCCTCCCCGATCCATATACTTGGTAAAAGCCCGACTTGCCAGCAGATAGGCGGGAATGCACCACAGGATCAGCCCAAGGGCGGCGTATCCCGCCCAGTAGGGCACTTCGAGCCCCAGGGCACTGTAGAGCACCCGCAGGAGCAGCACCGCCGGCAGCATCTCCGCAAGAAAACTATTTACCTCAACGAATACTAAAAAAGCCGGGGCCATTAATACAATCCCCACGGGCACCCCGATGACGAAGTAATGATTGATGGATCGGGAAACCGTGCCCACCGTCAGACCGAACAACGTAAAAAACACGGCGCCGGCAAAGACCCCGACGGTCAACAACCCATAATTTACTTCCATCCGGTACATAATCCCTGCAATAATCAGGGCCACGATGGTGGAGATCATCGACAGGGACAGGGCTTTAGACAGGATGTATTCCCGGTTTGTCGCCGGTATCACCGAATAATAGCTGTGAAGCCCCTCTCCCCGCTCCAGGAGCACCATGCCCCCGATAAAGAAGAACCCGAGAGCAGCGGGATCCGTCAGAATCACCAAAGCCGTCACCGGCCGGGCCAGGGCCTCGGGCAAAAACAACAGCACGCTTAGGTACAGCAGGGAAATGATACCGTATAAAAAGTAGAAGCCGTATTGAATCTGATAACGCACGTCCCAACGAAATATCCGAAGCCCTCTCATATCAGCCGCCTCCCGGTCACGTCCATAAAAACGTCCTCCAGGGTCGCCTCCTTGGTGTGGATGCTGGTTAAACTCCCTTCCTCTAAATGCTTTAAAAACCGCTCGTCCCGGTTAAGCTCTGTCAACATGGCTTTTCCCTGTTTGATCTGATTTTGCAGCCGATAGCCATAGCGGACTTCCACCTCGGTTTTGACACTTTTCAGCTCCAGGGGCGTGCCCACGGCTTTAATGCCACCGTCTACAATAAAGGCCACCCGGTCACAAAGCTCCTCGGCATCATGCATATTATGGGTGGTTAGAATGATGGTTTTTCCCAGCTTTTTCTGCTCCAGAATCATC harbors:
- a CDS encoding SDR family NAD(P)-dependent oxidoreductase, encoding MNLKNANIVLTGASSGIGKELLDRLMEYDCTIVATARTMEEVEAPERKNVYFKNFDLKHPSEIDGLFDYAFEKMGRIDLFIANAGFMYYEKIDSPDYEHIEEIFRVNTTGAIYAAVKMKEICGDRPYNFVAVSSGFGFISYPGYALYCSTKAALRGFGQGYKYELKPNQHYQSVYPIAVKTDFFRKAGCDAPPKPQQSVKHVAKTILRGIEKDKGEIYPSKSFWFMKTFMPYLLNLGVLMEKRKFRKNLP
- a CDS encoding class I SAM-dependent methyltransferase is translated as MTSTDEKLAKSLTAESVELIPYLPYLLQDLWELGSSPRDIMELITTHVPNPGKKRVLDLACGKGAVAVHLAKAFGCPVKGIDMMAAFIAEAKKKAAEHQTEALCEFVTGDVHEAVSRERNYDMVIFGAAGDVLGTPKETLAALKKTLTEKGYLILDDAYGKEGSHGEYYTKAQWLEFFRHAGVELLGEKTMDPGELKALNRQQQACIVKRAEELKVKYPEKSRMFQDYVKSQQAECDELENDITGVTMLLR
- a CDS encoding anaerobic nitric oxide reductase flavorubredoxin, with amino-acid sequence MGFKINEHVKWVGNIDWDLRKFHGEEYSAHRGSSYNSYLIEDEKTALIDTVWAPFSEAFVQNLKKEIDLRKIDYIILNHGEIDHSGGLVDLMKEIPDTPIYCTANAVKSLKGQFHQDWNFVQVKTGDTLSLGTRTLTFVEARMLHWPDSMMTYMDQDNILFSNDAFGQHYASSEMYNDTVDQGELFQEAIKYYANILTPFSKLVENKINELLAMGIPVDMICPSHGVIWKENPLQIVEKYMEWARDYRENQITILYETMWENTRKMAEAIGERMLAADPGVKLKLINLGKTDKNDVLTQVFKSKGVVMGSSTINNGILSNTAGLLEMIKGLKFKGKAGAAFGSYGWSGESPKIIEKALEDAGFDVMQEGYRVLWTPDQAALEEGIAFGGEFVKHLQR
- the ric gene encoding iron-sulfur cluster repair di-iron protein; translation: MNNSKLEIKELDKNMSLGQVAGIYPGAINIFMDLEIDFCCGGNRPLGEALKEENHNVDEVLETIREKYRRDVKAGKTIEDFGRLSKGELMDHIIQTHHEYLRANLPRIQSLTDTIFRVHGENHYQMLHFVKESFNALKKELEAHLEKEETDLFPKMREYEQGRLDKAAMETTIQELEQEHDAAGDILKDLRRKTKGFTVPAGACNTFVFAFEKLEELEKDLFQHIHLENNMLFKL
- a CDS encoding methyl-accepting chemotaxis protein; its protein translation is MIKTRYKREIQALLEKEDFSPSIEELKPLGGKLEHLKGLREEAKQYLLDTIGLSASLGNIEVDITYTIEEIEEMMKKLETQTESTSAFSQQTTASMNEINNAIEDNVKTAEEILLHIDKIVENNEENTESVDAMGQVCGKVTKGNEAVNKNLKDLLSKMNEIGSIIEVIENIADQTNLLALNASIEAARAGEAGKGFAVVSEEIRKLAENTKSSLSEFQVFRKEIEETSAESLKSIEETNTSMEEIPKASGKIKNLIENNFNEVSDIKSDMETFMASFQEISSSTSEVNHAVNALAEETEKITALTHTLDKTTNSLNTVKETIHHSDTKFIENNTKYYETFMGYQSKITSEELVRLLKNAKAQHETWMQTLAEAVENDQIMPLQIDSSRCGFGHFYHSIQVEDPRVAALWQKIDQHHENLHNIGGKILQDIKAENFHLAKDKYEEAKEASRQVYGIIDKIIAEIA
- a CDS encoding fluoroquinolone export ABC transporter permease subunit encodes the protein MRGLRIFRWDVRYQIQYGFYFLYGIISLLYLSVLLFLPEALARPVTALVILTDPAALGFFFIGGMVLLERGEGLHSYYSVIPATNREYILSKALSLSMISTIVALIIAGIMYRMEVNYGLLTVGVFAGAVFFTLFGLTVGTVSRSINHYFVIGVPVGIVLMAPAFLVFVEVNSFLAEMLPAVLLLRVLYSALGLEVPYWAGYAALGLILWCIPAYLLASRAFTKYMDRGGD